The Solicola gregarius DNA window CGAGCAACAGGGCGAGGGCCACACGACCAGCGCGCCGGCGCTCGATGACGGGCATCAGCACATAGCGAGACACAGCTGAGCCTGCCGAAGAAGCGCCTGGCCGACTATCACCGCAAGCGTGACTTCACGCGTACGCCCGAGCCGGCCGGCGGCGTACCCGCGGCAGATCCCGACAGACCGCGCTTCGTCGTGCAGCGACACCGCGCGACGCGGCTGCACTACGACCTGCGGTTCGAGATCGACGGCGTGCTGGTCAGCTGGGCGGTGCCGAAGGGTCCGACGCTCGACCCCGATGCGAAACGGATGGCCGTCCACGTCGAGGACCATCCGATCGAGTATCTCGACTTCGAGGGCGTTATCCCGTCGGGCGAGTACGGCGGCGGTGACGTGATCGTCTGGGACATCGGCACCTGGGAGCCCCACGCGACCGACGATCCCGCCGCGGCGGTCGCGGCCGGCGACTTCCATGCCGACCTGTACGGCAGCAAGCTGCAGGGCCGGCTCATCCTCGTCCGACGGGGCGAAGCGGGCGACCGGGAGCAGTGGCTGCTCCTCCACAAGCACGACGACCACGCGGTCGCGGGATGGGATCCCGAGGCACACCCGCGGTCGGTGCTGTCGGGGCGTACGAACGACGAGGTGCAGCGAGATCCCGACCGGTTGTGGCGATCCGACCTGCCGGCCGCCCGCGCCACGATCTCGGTGCGTACGCCCGATCCGACCGACGACGAGCTGGCCGCCCTCAACGACATCGGCCCGAACGGCACGTGGCGCATCTTCGGCCACGACCTGCGAGTCGCCAACCTCGACCGGGTCATGTTCGCGGCCCGCAACGGCGAGAATCCCGTGACCAAGCGCGAGCTGGTCTCGTACGCCGCGCGCATCGCCCCGACGGTCGGCGCGTACGTCGCGGATCGGCCGCTGCTCCTCCACCGGTTCCCCCAGGGTGCCGACGAGAACGGCAGCTGGCAGCGAAAGCTGCCCGCCCACACGCCCGACTGGCTGCCGCGCTGGCAGGATCAACGCACGGACCAACCGACGACGTACCTCGTCGGCGACGACCCGGCCGCGTTGGTGTGGGCCGCGAACGCGGGAGCGCTGGAGTGGCACGCGTGGACCTCACTCGCCGGTGCACCTGACCAGCCGACGCACGCGCTGATCGAGATCGTTCCCGAGCACGACGACGCGTGGGAGGACGTACGCTCGCTCGCCCTCCTGCACCGTACGGCGCTCGAGCATCTCGGCGTCACAGGCTTCCCGAAGCTCGCGGGCGGGTCGAGCATCGAGATCTGGGTGCCGGTCGATCCCGGGCCGGGGTTCGACGAGGTACGCGACTGGGTGCGGCGGCTCGCGGACACGATCGAGCACGTACAGGCCGGCCTGGAGGCGCGCGTAGAGCACACCGCGAACGGCCCGGACCGAACCGTCCCCGTGCCGTACAGCCCGCTGGCTCTCGCGGGCGCGCCCGTGTCAGCGCCAGTCACCTGGAACGAGCTCGACGACGCCCCCGCGCGGCCCGATGCGTTCACGGTCCGGAGCGTGTTCGACCGACTCGCCGAACGCGGCGACCCGTTCCTGCCGATGCTGTCGACGCACCAGTCGCTGCCCGACTTCCGCTAGCCGCTCAGGCGAGGATGCGGGCCTTCTGCGCCTCGAACTCCGCGTCCGAGAGCACGCCCTGCTCCTTCAGCGCGGCGAGCTCCTTGATCTGCTCGATCTTGACATCCATGTCCGATGCCGCCGGCGCGGCGGCCGGCGCCGGTTGCGCGGGCGGTGCTGGCTGCTCGTACGCGCGCTGGGCGTCCTGCTGGGCCCAGCGGCCGGCCTGCCGGCGCGAGACGCGGTTGGACACGGCCGTCGCGGTGCCGGCAATAGCGGCGGTTCGTGCGACTCCTCGGAGAAGACCTGGCATGGCGCTTCCTCTCTGCTTCAGGACGACTGGGTTTCGGCGGCGTCGACGGCGTCGAGCAGCGCCTGCACGGGGATGCGCCCGCTCGCGACCATCTGGGCACCACCTCGGCGAAGGGCTGCTGCGAGCGGGGCCGCCCAGAGGTTCTCGTACACGAGGATCCCGGCGGAGCTGCCGGGCTCGAGGATGGTGGTCGCCTCTTCGATATCGCCTTCGTCAAGTAGGCCGGAGGACGCGCCCTCGAACTCGGCGACCTCGAATCCTTCAACCGAACCGTCGACGGCCTTGGTGACGAAGACCAGATCGAGGATCCGGATGATGCCACGGTCGACGAGATCGACCAGGAGCGGGAGCCCCTCCCCTGTCATCTTGCTTCCGGGGAACTCCAGGACCAGATAGTCCACGGGCCCCATCAGGTCGTCCGCACCGGCTGTGTCGCGCTCGGGTTGCTCCGCCATCGTGTCTCCTCGCAAACGGCTCCGTCGACAAGTTGTAGCGATCCTACCCGCGAGTCGTTGCGGGCGCCTCGTCCTGCCGCGACGATGGGTGCGTGACCCTGCAGTCGGAGGCCGAAGAGCTCTACGCGTTGCCGCTCGAGCATTTCACGGAGCGCCGCAACGAGCGAGCCAAGGAGGTTCGCGCAAGCGGCGACCGAGAATTGGCCGCTCGGATTCGAAAGCTGCCCAAGCCGCGCCGGTCGGCCTGGGTGCTGAACATGCTCGTACGCCGCCTGCCCGACGATGTCGACCGGCTCGTCGAGCTCGGAGCGCAGATTCGTACGTCCCGCGAGAACGCGAACCGCGATGAGCTACGCGCCCTGGATCAGCAGCGGCGCGAGCTGACCGGGGAGCTCACCCGACAGTCGCGCACGATCGCCGCCGAGCTCGGCCACGATGTCAACGATCCGCTCGCGGCAGAGATCGAGAACACGCTGCGGGCCGCCATGGCCGACCCCGTCGGCGGCGCCGCCGTACGTACGGGGCTGTTGGTCGACGGCTTCGGGTCCACCGGGTTCGAGCCGGTCGATCTCGACGTCGTTGTCGCCGTACCGGATGCGGTGTCGGTGCCCGAGTCGCCGCAGCCGGTGCAGGGTCCCCCGCAACTGCGCCTCGTACGAGAGCCGACGAAACCCACCAAGAACTCGCGGGCCCGGGCGAAGGCCCCGGATCCGGCCGCCCGCGAACGCCGACGGGCCGCGGAAGCGCTCGAGGTTGCGCGGGAGGCAGTGGCCGAAGCCGACAAGACTCGGTTGAAGGCAAGCCAGGCCTACACCGAAGCGGTGAACGGCCGAGAGGAACTGGAGCACGAACGCACCGCGCTCCAGGAGCGACTGCGCACCGTCGATCGGGAGCTGGCCCGCGCACACCGCACCGAAGACAAGGCGCAGCGCGAACACGAACGCGCCGAGCGGGACTACTCCGCAGCGCAACGAGAGCTCGAGCGAGCGTAGCGCTGTCGGTAGGCACTGCGAGGATCGTGCAGTGAACTTCGGCGTCTACCCTGACCTGCTGCGCCGCGACGGTGTCGCACGCACGCTTCTCGCCGCGCTGTCGTCGCGGACGGCCGTCATCATGCAGGCCATCCCGGTGTCGTTCCTGGTGAAGGACCTGACGGGTACGTTCGCGTGGTCCGGTGTCGTCCTGGGCGCGTACTCGATCGGGGCAGCGATCGGCACGCCCCTGTGGAGCCGACGCGCCGATCGTACGAGCGCCCGCAACGTGTTGACCCTGACCGGCGTCGGCTGGGGCTTGTGCGTGGTGCTGATGGCCTTCGCCGGGCAGCTCTGGTTCGGGTCGGTACTGATCCTCGCCCTGGCGAGCGGGCTCCTGCAGCCGCCGACCGGGCCGATGCTGCGCACCGCCTGGCCGCGGCTCGTCGCCACCCGCGAGCTTCGCACCGCGTACTCCCTCGACGCGACTGCCCAGGAGCTGATGTTCATGGTCGGTCCGCTCGCGGGAGCCACCTTGGTCGGCGTCGCCAGTCCGGCAACTGCCCTGGTGTTGTCGGGGGTCGTCACGATCGCCGGCACGGCATGGTTCGCGCGCCAGCCCGTGATCGACCGGCCAGGTCGCCCGGTCGGCGATCGCCTCGGCGTGATGGAGACCGTGCTGGTACGCGAGCGGCTGCTGATCCTGATCGCGTTCTGCTGTGCAGTCGTCGGGCTGGCATCGGTCTCACTCGGCATCGTCGCGTTCGCCGAACACGAGCACTGGCGGCTGTTGTCCGGACTCCTCGAGCTCATCTGGGCCGTCGGTAGCTTCATGGGTGGCCTGGTCGCCGGCGCGCTGCCCGGGCGCCGACGCAGCCACGCGTGGAGACGTGCCGCGATCGCAGCGGTCATCTTCGCCGGCTGCGGGTTCGCCACGTCTTCGCCGTGGCTGTTGGCGTTCGGGCTCTTCGCGGCCGGCTCGATGATCGCCCCCGTGATGGCGTCCGCCTCCGAGCGCCTCGGTGCGCTCACGACCGAGGCCGCGCGCGCCGAGGTCTTCGGCTGGATGGCCACTGCGGGCACGGTCGGCATGGCAGTGGGGTCCGCTCTTGCCGGTTCCGTCGTCGAGTGGGCCGGGGTGCCCTGGGTGTTCGGGCTGGCCGCCCTGATGCTGGCACTGGCGGCCGTCGCGCTGTTGCCCATCCCGCCTCTCGAGCCGGACGACCTCACCACGCCGGGCTCATCGGTGGATTCGCGAGCGCCCGCGTCCTGATCGGGAGATGCTTGCCCCATGGAGCGAGGACGAACCGCGCGCGTCATCCGTCGCTCTGCGGCCACTGCCCTGTGGCTCCTGCAGCGACTGCTGTTCGTCGTCGTGGTGCTGCTTGTCGGGTGGGTCGCGTACGAGGTGCTGGTGGTGCCCGTCGTCGACGACGACGACCAGATCGCGGGGTTCCTCGCCTTGTGGCTCGTGCTGGCGTACGTCCTGTTGCCACGCTTACAGCGGATCCTGGCGAAGATCTACGTACCGGACTATTTCGTCGGCCGCACCCGCACGAGCGAAGGCCTGCTCGGCGACCCCGTCAATCTCGCGGTGATGGGCTCGACCTCCGAGCTGACCGAGGCGATGCTTGCTGCCGGCTGGACCCGCGCCGACGATCTCACCTGGCGCACCGGCCTGCGCCTCGCCACGTGTGCGGTCCTGCGCCGTCCCTATCCGGCGGCGCCCGTGAGCCCGTTGTTCGTTTTTCGGCGCAAGCAGGATCTCGCGTTCGAGCAGGCGATCGGCGACAAGGTGTCGCGTCGACACCACGTCCGGTTATGGAGGTGTCCCGACGGCTGGTTCATGCCGGGCGGCCTGCGCGTCGAGTGGATCGCCGCCGGCACGTACGACCGCAGCGTCGGCCTGTCCCTGTTCACCCTGCAGGTCACGCACAAGATCGGCGAGGACATCGACCTCGAACGCGATCACATCTTGGCGACGCTCGACGACTCGGCGGTGCCGCACTCGGTGCACTGGGTGCAGGACTACTTCTCCGGCTATCGAGCCCGCAACGGCGGCGGCGATGCGATCAGCACCGACGGAAACCTCCCGGTCATCCATCTCGAGCGCCCCTAGCGCTTCGCGAAGACCTCGTCGCGTACGGAGTCTAGACCGCTGAGCAACGCGCCGCGCAGCACCGGATCGTCGGCGACCTCACCGACCACGACGTGCGGCTGGTTCGGGCACATCCCGGCGATCGCGGCCTCGACCCGCTTGGCCAGTTCGGCACCGCCTGCCCGGCCGACATCGCCGGAGAGCACGCACATGCCCGGGTCCAGCACGACGCAGACACCCGCGAGACCGACGGCGATGCGTCCGGCCAGCTCGTCGAGGAACGCGGGGCCACGGTCCCGGTCGGCCAGGGCCTTCTCGACGCAGGCGACCGAATCGGAGCCGCGCAGCCCATGCGCGCGCGCCAGCTGGCGTACTCCATCGGCACCGACCAACGACTGGAAGCCGGACTTGCGGGGGTTGGTCACGCCCTTCGGGAGCGGCCCGCCCGGCACCGGCAGGTAGCCGATCTCGCCGGCACCGCCTCCGGCGCCGCGGTACAGGCGACCGTTCACGACGACACCGACGCCGACGCCGCGGCCGATCCAGGCGAGTACGACGTCGTCGATGCCCTTGGCGGCACCCGCCGAACGTTCGGCGATCGCGGCGAGGTTGACGTCGTTCTCGATCTGCACAGGTCGCCGGAACCCGCGGCGCAGCGCTTCGAGCACGCCTGCTCGCCAGTCCGGGAGGTCATACGCGAACCGCACGTCGCCGGTGCTGGGATCGACCATGCCCGGGGTCCCGATCGACAGGCAGCGCACCCTCGACATCGGTACTCCTGCGCGACGCGCGGCCTTCGTGACGGCACCGCGTACCAGTGAGATCGGGTCGGACGTGCCATGGGGATCCACCGACAAGCGCGCCAGCACCGCACCGGTGATGTCGACGACGCCGGCCGTTGTCTCCTGCGGCCCGATGTGCAGCCCGGCGACGTACCCACTAGACGGTACGAGCGCGTACAGAGCGGCACTCGGCCCGCGCGTACCCTCCTGCGAGCCGACCACCTGGACCAGCCCGCGCGCCTCGAGCCGGGCCAGCAACTGAGCCGCCGTCACCTTCGAAAGGCCCGTGAACTCGGCCAGCCGAGTCTTCGTCACCGGACCCGCCGAGAGCATCAGGTCGACGGCCGTGCGATCGTTCAGCTCACCGATCAGTCGTGGTGTCCCGGGCCGTTGCGCCATCGTTTCGAGTTCCTCCAGTGCGTTGCCGGAATTGTTTCAGCAAAGATTCTTAACAGTTAACGAACGAGCGTCTTCGCTGGTCACGCACCGACTTCCCGTCGTACCGCATTAGTTGCCATGGCCGCTTACTGTAAAGAATGCTTACAGTATGCCATGACCACCTCACCACGACGCCTACTGGCGGCCATTCTCGCCCTCCTGTTGCTGTGTGCAGCAGGCGGACTCGCGGCGGGCGCAGCGGCGGCACCACGAGCAGACCGAACAGACCGCGCGGCGGCCGAACTGCCGAAGCACTTCCTGACCGGCTACTGGCACAACTTCGTCAACCAGGCCGGAGCCGTACGCCTCGGCGACGTACCCGATGAGTACGACGTGGTCGCGGTGGCATTCGGCGAGGCGACCACTACGCCGGGCGAGGTCACCTTCGGTGTCGACCCGGATCTGTCGAGCGCACTCGGCGGATACACCGACGAGGATCTGAAGTCCGACGTGGACGCGCTTCAACAGCGCGGCAAGCGCGTGATCCTCTCAGTCGGCGGCGAGCTCGGCCAGGTGCAGGTCGGAGACGAGGCGGCCGCGAACACCTTCGCCGACAGCGTCTACGCCGCGATGCAGGAGTACGGCTTCGACGGCGTCGACATCGACCTCGAGAACGGTCTGCAGCCCGAGTTCATGGCGCAAGCCCTGCGAAGCCTGCATGAGAAGGCCGGGCAGGACCTGATCATCACCCTCGCACCGCAGACGGTCGACATGCAGTCGACACAGGGCTCGTACTTCCAGCTGGCGTTGAAGATCCAGGACATCCTGACGGTCGTCAACATGCAGTACTACAACTCCGGAAGCATGCTCGGCTGCGACGGGAAGGTGTACGCGCAGGGCTCTGTCGACTTCCTGACCTCGCTCGCCTGCATCCAGCTCGAGAACGGCCTGCGGCCGGACCAGGTCGCGCTCGGCCTACCCGCCGGGGCCGGAGCCGCGGGCGGCGGTGTCGTCGAGCCGTCCGTGGTCACGAACGCACTCGACTGCCTCGCCACCGGTGCGAACTGCGGCGCCTTCACGCCGCCGCGTACGTATCCCAATATCCGCGGGGCCATGACGTGGTCGATCAACTGGGACATCGCGAACGGCGGGAACTTCGCCGGCACCGTTGGCCCGCATCTCGACACTCTTCCCTGACCGTCCCACCAACAGGTTCGGAGGACCTCATGCAGAACTCGAACAGATCCGGCCGACTGACCGCCACGACCGTCGCGATGGTGTTCCTGCTCCTGGCGAGCGCGCTCACCGGGTCGGCGTCGGCCGACTCCGATAAGGCTGGGCGCGCGTACGAGCAGGCGGCAGCGACGGACAAGGTGATGGGCTACTTCACCGAGTGGGGCGTGTACGACCGCGACTTCCACGTGAAGAACCTCGAGACGAGCGGGTCGGCAGACAAGCTGACGCACATCAACTACGCGTTCGGCAACGTCACGAACGGCAAGTGCGCGATCGGCGACAGCTATGCCGACTACGACCGGGCGTACACCGCCGAGGAGAGCGTGGACGGCGAGGCGGACACCTGGGACCAGGGTGCGCTTCGCGGCAACTTCAACCAGTTACGCAAGCTCAAGGAGCTGCACCCGGATCTCAAAATCATCTGGTCGTTCGGTGGTTGGAGCTGGTCGGGTGGATTCACCCAGGCCGCGGCCGATCCACAAGCGTTCGCCGAGTCCTGTTACCAGCTCGTGCACGATCCGCGCTGGGACGGTGTCTTCGACGGAATCGACATCGACTGGGAGTATCCGAACGCCTGTGGACTCAGCTGCGACGAGAGCGGTCCGGACGCGTTCAAGAACCTGATGTCGGCGGTACGTGACCGCTTCGGCGACGAGTTGGTCACGGCGGCAATCACCGCGGACGCCTCCGACGGCGGCAAGATCGAAGCCGCCGACTACGCGGGAGCCGCGCAGTATGTCGACTGGTACAACGTGATGACGTACGACTTCTTCGGGGCGTTCGACAGCGACGGGCCGACCGCGCCGCACTCGCCGCTGACGTCGTACGACGGCATCCCCACCGAGGGGTTCGACACCGATGCCGCGATCTCGAAGCTCACCGATCTCGGTGTCCCGACGGAGAAGCTGCTGCTGGGCATCGGCTTCTACGGCCGAGGCTGGACCGGCGTGACCCAGGACGAGCCCGGCGGCTCCGCAACCGGCCCTGCACCGGGCACGTACGAGGCCGGCATCGAGGACTACAAGGTGCTCAAGACGACGTGCCCGGCGACCGGCGAGGTAGCCGGCACCGCGTACGCCCATTGCGGCACCGACTGGTGGAGCTACGACACTCCCCAGACCATCGCCGGAAAGATGGCGTACGCCAAGGAGCACGGCCTCGGCGGTGCGTTCTTCTGGGAGGCCAGCGGCGACACCGCCGACGGCGAACTCATCACGTCAATCGCGAAGGGACTGTCCTGACATGCTGACCCGAAGAACCCTGCTCCGCTCCGTACCGGCTGCCGCAGCGGCGACCGCGTTCGCCGGCTCGCAATGGCAGGCCGCCGCCGGCACACCCGTGCGGCGAGCGAGCCAGGCGGGCCTGGCACTGCGCTTCGTGAACAACACCGGCGCGTACGACAACGGCTCGATCCACTTCTACATCGTGGGCACCGACCTCGGCACCGGGCAGCAGGTCCGGATCACGCCCGAAGGAGCGATGCAGCCGGTGTCGCTGTCCGACAACGGTCCCGACGGGTACGCCGACTACTCGATCCCCTTCGCCGGCGGAGACACCGCGTCGACACTGCCGGGTGACATGTCCGGACGGATCTACTTCTCGCTCGGCGACAAGCTGAAGTTCAAGGTCAACGAGGGCAACGCACTCGCCTACCCTGCCGGCTGGGTGAGCACCGACCCGAACTACAACGTGCTGCACGACTGCGTCGAGTTCACGTACAAGGGCGGACGGATCTACTGCAACACCACGATGGTCGACATGTTCAGCGTGCCGTTGTCGATCGCGCTCACCGGTGAGCAGTCGCCGACGACGGGGACGCTGGTCGACGGTGGCCGCGCGAACATCTTCGCCGCTCTCCGCGACCACCCCGACTTCGGCCGGCTCGTGATCGATGACCGGCGCGTCATCGCACCGGGTCACGGCCTCGAGGCGGGTCTCTTCTCGCCGAGCTACTTCGACGCGTACGTCGGCGACGTGTGGGGTGCGTACCAGTCGAAGCCGCTGACGGTGCATGCCAACAACTTGGTCTTCACGGGCCAGGTCAATGGCGACCAGTTCGTCTTCGACGGTGGTGTCGCTCCGTTCGCTCGCCCGTCGACACGGGACGTGCTGTTCTGCGACGGCGCGCTCGCGGCACCCAACGACGGCATCACCGGCCCGGTCGCCGCGGTGCTCGGAGCCGCGCTGAACCGGACGACGCTGCTCGACAGCGCGGATCAGCCGACGACCGACCCCGCCGGCTTCTATCAGGCAGCGACGACACACCTCTACTCCAAGGTGATGCACGAGAACACCGTGGACGGTAAGGCGTACGGCTTCCCCTTCGACGACGTCGGCGGCTTCGCGTCGTACGTCGAGGACAACGCGACGGAGATGGCCGTGACGCTGACACCGTTCTAGATGCGGGCCCAGGCTCCCACCAGTACGGGCGGCTTGAAGATCGCACAGCCGTCCGCGAGACTCGTCGCGCAGCGCTCCTCGAGCGTGTCGATGTCGATCTCCTCTGGCTCCGCAACGCCGGTACGCACGATCACCGGCAGGAGCGTACGCACGGTCGCTGCGGCGAGCCGGGCGCCCGCTGGGTCGTCCGGCGCGAAGTACGACTGCAGGCCGACGACGGTCGGATCCGTGAGTCCGGCAGCGCGCATGATCGGCTCCAGTCGCGCCCCAAGGCTTGCGTCCAGGTTCGACCGGCCGAACGCCTCCGTGATCCAGCCGACGACGCGCTCGCTCAGCGGAACGGAGGGGATCGAGCCCGCAGCTCGCATCTCGTACTCCATCGCGACGATCAGTCCGCCCTTTCGGACCAACGCCGCGTAGCGGCGCAGAACCTCTGCCGGGTGCGGCGTGTACAGCAGGACGAGCCGCCCGACAACGGCGTCGAAGCGATCGGCGATCTCGACCGTGTGCAGGTCGTCGCGCAGGAACGTGACGTTCGAGATGTCGCGGGTCTCGAGCCGCCGCGCTGCCCAGCGCAGTGCCGATGCGGACTGGTCGACGCCGAGCACCGAGCCCGACGACCCCACCATGTCGGCAACCTCGAACGCGACATCGCCGGCGCCCGTTCCCAGGTCCAGGACCCGCATGCCCCGTTCGATTCCGGCCTGTTCGAGCACCATGCGAGTCGCCGGAGCGAGCATGCTTGCCTGGTGCTCGAAGTCGGCGCAACTCCTCGTCCTCGTGTCCGAGTAGATACGTCTGCGTGGTTGTCATGGTGTGCTCCGCGTGGTGTGGAGATACGTGTGGAGGCTGTCAGTCTGAGCCGCTCACGGCAGTTCTCCATGGAGAAGATCTGCAGGCACCATGGAGATCTGGTCCGCGTCGTTCGACCGGAAACGGGACGGTCGGTGCCGGTTTGATGGGAGAATGCGGCCAGTGATGACTCCCGGGCGGTGGCCCCATGTTCCGGTTCGCAGACTGCGAGATGGACGTGCCGCGGTTCGAGTTGCGCCGTGCCGGCAAGGTCGTGCACGTGGAGCCGCAGGTGTTAACCGTGCTCGCCTGCCTCATCGAGCACCGAGACCGGGTGGTGCCGAAGACTGAGCTGCTGGACGAGGTCTGGGGAGACCGGTACGTCTCCGACTCGACGTTGACGAGCCGCATCCGGGCCGCCCGGAATGCGATCGGGGACGACGGCCACAGCCAACGGATCGTCGTCACCGTGCACGGAGTCGGCTACCGGTTCGCGGCCGAGGTCGACGACACCGACCATGAGGCCTCCGTCGTCGCGGACGACCCGCGGCAGCGACCGGCGCAGCAGATTCGGTACTGCTCCTCCCCCGACGGCCACCGTGTCGCGTACGCGATCTCCGGTACGGGGCCGCCGCTG harbors:
- the ligD gene encoding non-homologous end-joining DNA ligase LigD, with the protein product MADYHRKRDFTRTPEPAGGVPAADPDRPRFVVQRHRATRLHYDLRFEIDGVLVSWAVPKGPTLDPDAKRMAVHVEDHPIEYLDFEGVIPSGEYGGGDVIVWDIGTWEPHATDDPAAAVAAGDFHADLYGSKLQGRLILVRRGEAGDREQWLLLHKHDDHAVAGWDPEAHPRSVLSGRTNDEVQRDPDRLWRSDLPAARATISVRTPDPTDDELAALNDIGPNGTWRIFGHDLRVANLDRVMFAARNGENPVTKRELVSYAARIAPTVGAYVADRPLLLHRFPQGADENGSWQRKLPAHTPDWLPRWQDQRTDQPTTYLVGDDPAALVWAANAGALEWHAWTSLAGAPDQPTHALIEIVPEHDDAWEDVRSLALLHRTALEHLGVTGFPKLAGGSSIEIWVPVDPGPGFDEVRDWVRRLADTIEHVQAGLEARVEHTANGPDRTVPVPYSPLALAGAPVSAPVTWNELDDAPARPDAFTVRSVFDRLAERGDPFLPMLSTHQSLPDFR
- a CDS encoding SHOCT domain-containing protein; translated protein: MPGLLRGVARTAAIAGTATAVSNRVSRRQAGRWAQQDAQRAYEQPAPPAQPAPAAAPAASDMDVKIEQIKELAALKEQGVLSDAEFEAQKARILA
- a CDS encoding DUF6325 family protein, which produces MAEQPERDTAGADDLMGPVDYLVLEFPGSKMTGEGLPLLVDLVDRGIIRILDLVFVTKAVDGSVEGFEVAEFEGASSGLLDEGDIEEATTILEPGSSAGILVYENLWAAPLAAALRRGGAQMVASGRIPVQALLDAVDAAETQSS
- a CDS encoding MFS transporter translates to MNFGVYPDLLRRDGVARTLLAALSSRTAVIMQAIPVSFLVKDLTGTFAWSGVVLGAYSIGAAIGTPLWSRRADRTSARNVLTLTGVGWGLCVVLMAFAGQLWFGSVLILALASGLLQPPTGPMLRTAWPRLVATRELRTAYSLDATAQELMFMVGPLAGATLVGVASPATALVLSGVVTIAGTAWFARQPVIDRPGRPVGDRLGVMETVLVRERLLILIAFCCAVVGLASVSLGIVAFAEHEHWRLLSGLLELIWAVGSFMGGLVAGALPGRRRSHAWRRAAIAAVIFAGCGFATSSPWLLAFGLFAAGSMIAPVMASASERLGALTTEAARAEVFGWMATAGTVGMAVGSALAGSVVEWAGVPWVFGLAALMLALAAVALLPIPPLEPDDLTTPGSSVDSRAPAS
- a CDS encoding LssY C-terminal domain-containing protein — protein: MERGRTARVIRRSAATALWLLQRLLFVVVVLLVGWVAYEVLVVPVVDDDDQIAGFLALWLVLAYVLLPRLQRILAKIYVPDYFVGRTRTSEGLLGDPVNLAVMGSTSELTEAMLAAGWTRADDLTWRTGLRLATCAVLRRPYPAAPVSPLFVFRRKQDLAFEQAIGDKVSRRHHVRLWRCPDGWFMPGGLRVEWIAAGTYDRSVGLSLFTLQVTHKIGEDIDLERDHILATLDDSAVPHSVHWVQDYFSGYRARNGGGDAISTDGNLPVIHLERP
- a CDS encoding ROK family transcriptional regulator; translated protein: MAQRPGTPRLIGELNDRTAVDLMLSAGPVTKTRLAEFTGLSKVTAAQLLARLEARGLVQVVGSQEGTRGPSAALYALVPSSGYVAGLHIGPQETTAGVVDITGAVLARLSVDPHGTSDPISLVRGAVTKAARRAGVPMSRVRCLSIGTPGMVDPSTGDVRFAYDLPDWRAGVLEALRRGFRRPVQIENDVNLAAIAERSAGAAKGIDDVVLAWIGRGVGVGVVVNGRLYRGAGGGAGEIGYLPVPGGPLPKGVTNPRKSGFQSLVGADGVRQLARAHGLRGSDSVACVEKALADRDRGPAFLDELAGRIAVGLAGVCVVLDPGMCVLSGDVGRAGGAELAKRVEAAIAGMCPNQPHVVVGEVADDPVLRGALLSGLDSVRDEVFAKR
- a CDS encoding chitinase, with the translated sequence MTTSPRRLLAAILALLLLCAAGGLAAGAAAAPRADRTDRAAAELPKHFLTGYWHNFVNQAGAVRLGDVPDEYDVVAVAFGEATTTPGEVTFGVDPDLSSALGGYTDEDLKSDVDALQQRGKRVILSVGGELGQVQVGDEAAANTFADSVYAAMQEYGFDGVDIDLENGLQPEFMAQALRSLHEKAGQDLIITLAPQTVDMQSTQGSYFQLALKIQDILTVVNMQYYNSGSMLGCDGKVYAQGSVDFLTSLACIQLENGLRPDQVALGLPAGAGAAGGGVVEPSVVTNALDCLATGANCGAFTPPRTYPNIRGAMTWSINWDIANGGNFAGTVGPHLDTLP
- a CDS encoding glycoside hydrolase family 18 protein, with the translated sequence MQNSNRSGRLTATTVAMVFLLLASALTGSASADSDKAGRAYEQAAATDKVMGYFTEWGVYDRDFHVKNLETSGSADKLTHINYAFGNVTNGKCAIGDSYADYDRAYTAEESVDGEADTWDQGALRGNFNQLRKLKELHPDLKIIWSFGGWSWSGGFTQAAADPQAFAESCYQLVHDPRWDGVFDGIDIDWEYPNACGLSCDESGPDAFKNLMSAVRDRFGDELVTAAITADASDGGKIEAADYAGAAQYVDWYNVMTYDFFGAFDSDGPTAPHSPLTSYDGIPTEGFDTDAAISKLTDLGVPTEKLLLGIGFYGRGWTGVTQDEPGGSATGPAPGTYEAGIEDYKVLKTTCPATGEVAGTAYAHCGTDWWSYDTPQTIAGKMAYAKEHGLGGAFFWEASGDTADGELITSIAKGLS
- a CDS encoding beta-1,3-glucanase family protein, which produces MLTRRTLLRSVPAAAAATAFAGSQWQAAAGTPVRRASQAGLALRFVNNTGAYDNGSIHFYIVGTDLGTGQQVRITPEGAMQPVSLSDNGPDGYADYSIPFAGGDTASTLPGDMSGRIYFSLGDKLKFKVNEGNALAYPAGWVSTDPNYNVLHDCVEFTYKGGRIYCNTTMVDMFSVPLSIALTGEQSPTTGTLVDGGRANIFAALRDHPDFGRLVIDDRRVIAPGHGLEAGLFSPSYFDAYVGDVWGAYQSKPLTVHANNLVFTGQVNGDQFVFDGGVAPFARPSTRDVLFCDGALAAPNDGITGPVAAVLGAALNRTTLLDSADQPTTDPAGFYQAATTHLYSKVMHENTVDGKAYGFPFDDVGGFASYVEDNATEMAVTLTPF
- a CDS encoding class I SAM-dependent methyltransferase — encoded protein: MYSDTRTRSCADFEHQASMLAPATRMVLEQAGIERGMRVLDLGTGAGDVAFEVADMVGSSGSVLGVDQSASALRWAARRLETRDISNVTFLRDDLHTVEIADRFDAVVGRLVLLYTPHPAEVLRRYAALVRKGGLIVAMEYEMRAAGSIPSVPLSERVVGWITEAFGRSNLDASLGARLEPIMRAAGLTDPTVVGLQSYFAPDDPAGARLAAATVRTLLPVIVRTGVAEPEEIDIDTLEERCATSLADGCAIFKPPVLVGAWARI